The Campylobacter curvus genome includes the window GGCTTGAAATATACATTTTTAGCATCAAATTTAATCTTTTACTTTAATAGCAGATTATTCGCGTGAGTGAGTGCAATAGCGATAGCATCGGTGATGTCAAGCGGTTTTATCTCTTTTGTGATGCCTAAAATTTTCTTCACCATAAAGGCGACCTGCTCTTTTTGAGCTTTCGCCTTGCCAGTGACAGCTTTTTTTACTTGAAGCGGTGTATATTCGGCAAAATCGCCGTGAAGCTGCAAAATTTTAAGGCTCAAAGCACCGCGAAACTGCGCGAGCTTAAGCACGGTTTTAGGGTTGTAAGCAAAAAATATATCCTCGATCGCTACCTCGTCAAATTTGTGATTTTTAAAGATCACGTCAAGTCCCTCGCAAAGCTCGGTGATCTGGTATTGCAGAGTATTTGGTTTGATTTTTATCAGTCCGGCCTCAATGAGCGCCGTTTTTCTAACGTTTTTTTCGATTATCGCGTATCCGCAGTTCCTACTTCCAGGATCGATCCCTAAAATTTTCATCACTACCTTTTAAAAAGTTTTTCACGTTTTTTTCACGGCGTGAAAAAGTTGATTTGCAACTAGTTTAACAAACAATTTATTAAATTTAAGATAAAATCAGTAATCACGTAAATATCAAAATTTTAAGGGTAAAAT containing:
- the ruvC gene encoding crossover junction endodeoxyribonuclease RuvC; translation: MKILGIDPGSRNCGYAIIEKNVRKTALIEAGLIKIKPNTLQYQITELCEGLDVIFKNHKFDEVAIEDIFFAYNPKTVLKLAQFRGALSLKILQLHGDFAEYTPLQVKKAVTGKAKAQKEQVAFMVKKILGITKEIKPLDITDAIAIALTHANNLLLK